Genomic DNA from Clostridium sp. BJN0013:
TAAACACGTTCTCACCCTTCAGCATGCCGATCATGGTCAGGTGGCCTATCTTTTTATGGGTAATGCAATTCTGTTTGACAAGGATATCTGTGATATGGGTCGCTGCGAGAATGCTGCCGAGGGAGCGTTCGCACTCCAGTTCGGCAGGCGGACAAATACAGGGCAGCATGGGTGCGGTCATATCGCACAGCAGCAGCGCGACATTGCGTTTGTGATCGGCCAGATATTTGGCGAGCCGGACGCTGACTGTCGTTTTCCCGCTGCCGGGGCTTCCCCATACCGCCAGCACCTTAACCTCCTGTTCCGGCTCCTGCGGCACAGCCTCGGATTGTTTGCGGGAGAAGATGCTCCCTTTCATAAAGTTGAGCATCTATTTCTCCCCGCTTTCAGGTGTGGTTTTTTCAGGTTCCGTTGTACCCTCCTGCGGGGTAGATTCTGTCTTTTGCTCCGCGGGTTTCGGATACATGGTTTCGATCACCTTGTCCTGAAGTTCGGTAAATTTAGCGGCGTTTTCTTTGCTTCCGCGGTACACAAGGGACAGATGAAGCTTACCGCCCGCCTCCAGTTCCGCAAGGATTTTCGCCTGCTCCGGAGAAGCCAGCAGGGTGACCGTGGCAGGTAGTTGCTTCTCATCTTCATCCTTTACGGACGAATCGGCTCCAGCTTCGCTTTGATCGGTGTCATAGCCGGTGCTTGCGGTTACGCCGATGACCTCCACATAGGTCAGCTCGGGCGGGATCACGGTGGAGCCTTGGCCTCTATAGTCAGGGGCGATAACGCTGACGATATCGCCGGAGATCAGCTTGCCGGACAAACCTTCCGCAAAGTTTTTAATGCTGACGGAAATGGCCTGCTTTTCGCCGTTCAGGTTATACAGATAAGCGTTTTCCGAAGCCGGGTTATCCGACAGCTTTGCGGTGAGAATGTAATCGCCGGATGCCAGATCCGCCTTGGCATATTTGCCGACCGCGTTTTCACTCTGTCGGATTACATTCTCCGGCAGGTTGTAGCCGCCCACCTCCACGGTCTGTACCATATCCTTGGTGATCTGATCGCCGCTCTTGATGTCCTTTACCACCCGGACAATGGAGGTTTTCTGTGCCATGCTCTGGTTGAACAGAGGTGTCAGAGCAAAGCAAATCAGCAGAGAAAGCACGATGCAGATTACACCAAGCACCGTGCGGTTTTTCAGAAAGCTCATAGGGTGTTCCTCCTTAAATCAAAAAGTATGCTGCGAAGCAGCCGAGAGATAAAAAGGGCGCGAGGGGGTATGCCTTTAGAGAATCCCTCCCACGCGACTTTTGATAAATAAAACAGAATGCGTGAAATACCAGCATAGCCGTTAGGCCCGTGATTACGGCGGCTACGCTTTTCTGAAGTCCAAGCACCAGCCCTGTTGCCGCCATGAGCTTAATATCCCCGCCGCCCATGCCGCCGAACAAAAGGGCGGCAATTAAAAAGGGAACGGCGGCGAGAATACCGAGCAGCTTCACCGGATTAAAAGTAAAAAGCCCGGTCAAGGCGATGCAAAGACAGAGAGTGTCGGGAATAACCCGCTTCCGGATATCCCATGCCGAGACCGCCGCCAGCAGGGCAGTAAAAAAGCCGCCCTGTAAAAGAAGCGGCAGATCAGTTTCCATAGTTGAACATGTCCAT
This window encodes:
- the cpaB gene encoding Flp pilus assembly protein CpaB — translated: MSFLKNRTVLGVICIVLSLLICFALTPLFNQSMAQKTSIVRVVKDIKSGDQITKDMVQTVEVGGYNLPENVIRQSENAVGKYAKADLASGDYILTAKLSDNPASENAYLYNLNGEKQAISVSIKNFAEGLSGKLISGDIVSVIAPDYRGQGSTVIPPELTYVEVIGVTASTGYDTDQSEAGADSSVKDEDEKQLPATVTLLASPEQAKILAELEAGGKLHLSLVYRGSKENAAKFTELQDKVIETMYPKPAEQKTESTPQEGTTEPEKTTPESGEK
- a CDS encoding prepilin peptidase, which translates into the protein METDLPLLLQGGFFTALLAAVSAWDIRKRVIPDTLCLCIALTGLFTFNPVKLLGILAAVPFLIAALLFGGMGGGDIKLMAATGLVLGLQKSVAAVITGLTAMLVFHAFCFIYQKSRGRDSLKAYPLAPFLSLGCFAAYFLI